GGTGAATACAGTGAACGAGTTGATGAGGTTGGATACCATGTTGAACCGATCTCACCAAGCTCTCTAATTAACCCAGACTGAATATAAGATTGAATATCTTCATGCTCTTGTAAGGTCGTCCACTGCCAAGGATGAACGGGAAAAAGGTGTTCCCCTTCTTGAATAACACCACTCAAGGCTAAAGATAAAAGGTGATCTTGAGAAACCAGTTGCTCTAATCGCTCTTTCGCATTGTACTGGCCAGAAGAACCAGAAATAAGAATTGATGAATCAACAGCTAACCAACATAAAGCAAACTCACCACCTAGCTCAGGAGAATACTTTCTCGCATCTTCTTCACTGAATTGCTCACGACTTTTAGGGGCAGGATGGAAAGAGTGTCCAATCAGTAAACCTTGTTCTGCTTGTTGAAAATTTAATGCTTCAGAGAATAGAATCGGTGAATATGGGTTATTTCTGACGCCAATATACGTATTACTGTAACTTTCATTTACTCGCTCTAGAAACGTTTCTTTCTGCTCTTTCGTTATAAGCCCTACCAAGGCTGGTTGTTCTAATATTTTCTCTACGACCTCTTCAAAGCCGATGGCTCTGGACTTCTCTGCATACAATACAGCAGGGAAGCAATACTCATGTAAGCCAACTGATGAAACGTAATTTAATGGAATTTGAATCTCATCAGAGCCACCTAAAGGGATTCGATAATAAGCTTCATATTGATTTTTCACTATTTGAATTGCAGCACATTCTCTAGCCAAAGAATTAAGGAAACAGGCAGCAGGAACATCATTTCCTCCCCTTATTGCGTAGTCAAACTCATCATTAGTTTTCATAACATTTCCGTTGTTTTTAATTAACGAATGCGAATGCTAATGATTCTCATTAAAATGATCAACTGTTTTTTAACGAATTTATAAAATAATTTGGATTTTGTGCTACACCATAAAAATATGTTTAATATCAATAATTAAAACAAGGATATTACTTTCGCATTAAATATAAGAAGTAAATACCACCAATTAATGATGCTAATAATCCTGCTGGGAATTGCCATGGAAACCACATCACTCGGCCTATCCAATCCGCTAAAATCATTAAACAACCGCCTAACAAACTCGCAGCAATGAGTTGATGTGAAGCTTGATATTGATGAAGAGAGCGTGCCATGTGGGGAGCTAATAAGCCAATAAAACTAAGAGGCCCAATAATAATCGTACATAGCGTGGTTAAGGCGGCGACAAACAACAATAAAAACAATCGAACTCGGCGACAACATAAACCAACACTACTCGCTACTGTGTCTCCTAATCCCATTAAATCTAGCCATCGATGAGATTTCATCGCGAAAATAAAAAACAACAACACCCCTATCGCAAGTAAATACACATCACTCATCGAGACTAAATAAGTTGAACCTGACAACCAGGTTAATAGCGCTTTAACGTTATCTTGCCCTGATGATAAGGCAATTCGTAAAAACGCATCTAACCCTGCGCTTAAGGCTATTCCTGTTAGTAGCATTTGAGTTGGAGCAAAATGATGTTTTCTTCCCATAATCCAAATAACAAACGTGACGATTAATGCCCCTAAAGTACCCAGTAACATCTGTTCATGCCTATCTATTGCAATACCAGAAACTGCGCCTAAAACTAATGCCAGTGCCGCACCAGAGCTAATTCCTAAAATCTCAGGGCTTGCCATTGGGTTCATTGAGACTCTTTGGATCACGGTCCCAGCAATGGCTAACCCAACCCCGGCTAAGAACGCAACAAATACCCGTGGTATTCTTAACTCGATAATGGATATGTCAAAGGCTACCGCCCAGCCAAGTTGCCCTTTTCCAAGTAGTACTGCTGCGATAAACAAAACAACAATCAAAAAAGACAATGGAACAACAACATGTCTAAGGCTTCTTACTCGATATACAATTTGCGAGGTTTCTCTCACCTTCATGTCTGACTGTAATTGTTGGCGATTTAATAACCATAATAAAAAAGGAGCACCAAGTAATGCTGTCATGGCTCCCGTAGGCAATAGCTCACCACCCACACCTGAAAATGGTTGTATAATTAAATCAGCAAATAAAAGCATTGCACTGCCAATAATGCCACTCATTAAAATTTGATTAGGTAATCCTCTTGCACCGCACATTCGAGCTATTGCTGGAGCAACGATCCCGACAAAACCAATCAAACCAACTTCACTTACCACTGCTGCGGTAATAAATATAGCTAAGGTCAACGATATAACTTTAATCTGCTTTATATTAATGCCGATAGAGGAAGCTACATGATCACCTAATTGAAGTGCGGACAAGGGGCGAGCAAGTAACAAGATCGTGATAACAGGAAAGGTAATCAATGGAATAAGCCTTGATACACTACTCCAATCATTTTGATTTAATGTACCCGCCCCCCATACAAATACACTAGTTAATTGTTGCTCATTAAGTAACAACAACATGGTATTTAAAGACCCAAAAAAAAGGCTAACAACCATTCCAGCTAGCACCATATGAACTGGTGAAAAACCACGTTTTACCGACAATAAAAACACTAACCCGGTGGCAAATGCTCCGCCTAAAAATGCAGGAATAAAACCACTAATAGAACTACTAACAGGTAAAAACAAAATACCAAGAACCATCCCCAATTCAGCTCCAGCAGCAACCCCTAACGTCGTTGGTGAAGCGATAGGGTTACGTAATACAAACTGCATAACACAACCAGCAATTGCCAAACCAAAACCTGATAGCACAGCAATGGATAAACGAGGAAGATAAGTTAAATACGTAATTAATTGTTGATAATCAGATGAATCATAATGAAATACGGTTTTCCATAATAAATCGATGCCTTGAGAATAAGGAGCCGTCCATTGCAATAAACTCAATAAAACAATACACATCAAGACAATAATGCCAATATTTAGCCCTATTCTACTGCTACCTATTTTAGGCTTACCTAGTACTCTTGATACACGCATTCGTTTTATCCGTTATTGAGTCAATTGTTGAGTTATATGATCACTGAAACGTTGTGCCGAAATTAACCCACCAAAAGTCCAAATAGCAGGAAGTTCATAAACTGAACCGGTACGTGTAAATGCCATCGCTTGCCACAAGGCGGATTGAGTCAGTTTTACTTTCTCTTCTTCCTTTAATGGACCAAAGATAAGCACATTCGCTTGTTGATATTGCGCGAGTTTCTCAATACCTGCGGTCGTGAATCCCCATAAATTTGTCGGTTCATGCCAAGCGTTTGTTAACCCCATAGCATTGATTGTCGATTGTGCTAATGATCCCTCACTATGAATACGAACGGTTTTGTCATTAATAAAACGAACAAAAAGCAGCGGCTTTTCTTGTTGTTGCAAGTGTCGTATTTTGTCGCCATTCTCAATCAGTTTTTTTTCCGTTTGGTCGATCAATTGTAACGCTTGCTGTTCTTTATCCAACAAACGGCCTAACTGAATAGTTATGTCTTTCGCAGCAATTAATGGCGATTTTTTATTGCTATAGACGGTATAAACCAAAGTGGGAGCAATCGTGCTTAATTTCTCATACATCGCACTCATGTGCTGACTAATCAAAATAACATCAGGGTTCAACTCTGTAAGCAACTCTAAATTTGGCTCTCGTCGTGAACCTACATCCAATACGTTCGAAGGTAACTTAGGAGCCATCACCCACGCTTGATATCCTTTCGCATCCGCAACGCCCAATGGTTCCACTCCCAAACTTAAAACGGTTTCGGCTAACACCCAATCTAACGCTACAATTTTTTGTGGCGTAACCTCAACCTCTGTAGAGCCTAATTCGTGCTTAATCTCAATCGCTTGTGAAGACATAGCATATAGAGCCAACATAATCAGGCTAATCACTTTATGCATGTTTTGTTTTCCTTTTCTGATTATCTTATTTCCATCAATTAAGGGATGTAACTGATCACTTTCCCTGTATCAGGATGAGAAAATAACGCTAAATCCATACCGTAAATTTGCTTTAACGTTTGAGTATTCATCACACTCTCTGGCGATCCTTGCGCAATAACACATCCAGAATACAGAGCAATCAAATGATCGCTAAATTTCGCAGCCATATTGATATCATGTAATACCATAATGACGGTTAGATTTAGGGTTTGATTTAACTCTCTTATCAAGGCCAATAATTCATATTGGTGTGCAATATCTAATGCTGATGTGGGTTCATCCAATAAAATACACTGACTTTGTTGAGCCAATAACATTGCAACCCAAGCCCTCTGCCTCTCACCACCAGATAATGTCGCGACAAAACGATCTCGAAATGGCGTCAACCCCACCTTTTCAATTGCCTCATCGACCAATTGATTGTCTTTTTTACTATAGCGTCCAAATGCTCCTTTCCATGGATAACGTCCAAAATAAACCAATTCACGAACCGTCACCCCATCAGTAATCGGAGGGTGTTGAGGTAAATAAGCAACCTGCAATGCAAAATCTTGCTGTGAAAGTTGGTTAATTGATTTGTCATCAAATAGCACATGACCTGATGACGGTGTATTTTGACGACTAAGTAATTTCATTAGTGTAGATTTGCCGCACCCATTGTGTCCTAAGAGCGTGGTAACTTTATTGGTAGGAAAAGATAAACATGTAGGAGATAAAATTGTTTTTCCGTCGATTTCAAACGACGCATCGACAAGCTGATACATGAGGGTAATAAAATAATCTGTCCATGAATGATGAGCAGACCTTAACATAAAGAAATGTTAATGATAATTATTTTTATTCACATATTTTAAAAAGTAAGATATAAAGAGCGAGACATTTAAAACAGGAAGTTCTAATGCCCTCTTTTTTCGACAAAAATACCTATGCATCAATTCAACTCATCATTATTGGGTTAATAGCCGCGCTAATGGGAATTGGGCAAAACGGCTTACTTGTCTCACTTCCATTTTTAGTCACTCATTCAGCTTTTGCACTACCGACGTGGTCAATTGTAATTGCAGTTGGTAGCTTTCTCTTTCTACCCTCAGCACCATTTTGGGGAAAGTACAGCGATAAAAAAGGCCCTAAATTTGTAGTATTACAAGCTCTATTTGGAATGAGCTTCAGTTTCTTACTTCTACTTACTTTTACATTTTTCAGTAATGATCATCCCAATTACGCTGGTTTTTGTTTGATCGGGTTGATTGTTGCGCGAGTAATCTACGGCTGCACCGTTTCTGGAATGGTTCCAGCTAGCCAGCATTGGGCCATTCTTCTATGTGGTGAGAATAATCGATTACAAGCCATTACATCCGTTAGCATTGGATTAAGTTTAGGCCGCCTTCTTGGGCCAATATTATCTATTCTACTATTAAAATCGGGGCCCTATTCACCACTAATTATGATGATTTGCTTCCCCCTTCTCGCTCTATTCGCCGCTTTTATGTTGCCAAGCCCATCGAAAATAAATAAACACAATAAATCGTCTCACCAAGTAAGTTCTTTTATTCCAAATGTAAGATTAATGCCCTACCTACTCACAGGGCTATTCTTGTGCTTAACCATTGCGCTATTGCAATACAGTTTCTCGCCGTTAATTGAAGACATTACCCATTGGTCCACCAATAAAATCAGTGATGTGATTGGAATACTATTAACCATTAGTGCAGCAGTGACCTTAATCACCCAAGTCTTCGTCATCAAAAAGAAAAAAATACAAATCACTACCATGTATTACTTAGGAGCAATCTGCTTGCTACTGGGCTATCTAATATTCACTCTACATTCAATATGGCTATTAGGAATTGGAATGGCAATAACCGCCTGTGGAGCGGCCTTATTAGTGCCTGCCTATACAACAAAGGCCACCTCTATAGATAAAGATAATCCTGGTTCTGTGGCTGGCTATATATCCATGTCACACACTCTTGGTTACGGCATTGCTTCATTATTTGCTTATACTGCAACCATTTCACCGATTTACCCTATCTACCTTTGTATTCTATTTTCTGTAGGCATTTTAATCATTGCTTTCATGAAGCCTCAAATAAACAAGACATAGCAAGGAGTACTGCAGTTAACGTTTATTATCCGGATGGCGAGGGCAATCTAGACATAATTTACGACCATCACATTTATACACTAAACAACAACTGGTACGAACCAATCGAAGTTGCTCCGTGTTCGTATCAATCTGCAAGCTCAATAAATGCTTATTAGGTAATGAAAATGCCTCTAACCAAAGCTTAGCCTGTTCAAGTAAATATTCGTTAGATAATGTAGGCAAGTAAGTTTGCAATTTTACAATGCAATTAAGCAAACCATCAGCCAATAAGTGATTAGTAAAACCCGGTCTAATCCGAGTCCATTGAGATATATCTTCTCGATATGAAGAAAAAAGCTCACTCAATTGCTGAGCAACAGATGAAATCAAATCTTCATTAGTTCCAAACGTTAAATCTGAATGATGAAACGTATAACCCGCTACAAAATCACTCTTAATCTCTTGGCTCATTTCTTTAATATTAGGAAGCGCTCTAAGCTGATAAATGGATATAAATGCAATATACACAGGCTGCCAACACAATAAGTCCCATGTTCTGGTTAACCAATATGCACTACCAGCCTCAGGAGAAGTCTGAGATAAGCGTTCATAAAGTGCTTTTATTTGTTCGCCATTGTTTTTCGATATATGGAGGTGTGGATCTGCGTTATAGCACTCGGCTTGATGAGCTAAATGCCCACTCAGATAAGGCGTAACCTCTCTTGAGGAGTGAAAAAGTAATTCAAAATATTCACTATTTTGCATATGAAAAGTACAACACCAACAAATAAAGCAGAGGCGTTAGAATAATCATCAAACAGCAATAATGCAAATAATTATCAATTACAATTCAAACCTAACACAGTTACGGCCTGCTTCTTTTGCTTTATACAGTTGAGTATCTGCAATATTCAATAATTCATGAAGACTAGTAGTTAACTCACTCACTGTTGCAACTCCCATACTGCATGTCATTGATAATTCTTGACCATCAACCAAAACAGAAAGAGCTCTAATCACATTTTGTAGACTTTCAGCAACCATCACGGCCTGCTCTTTATCTTTATGATGAAGAAGAACAATAAATTCATCACCACCCAGTCGAGCGACGATATCCTCTTGATTAATTTGTGCTGAACACGCCTCAGAAAATGCAGTGATCATTTGGTCACCAACATCATGTCCAAATTTATCGTTATATTCTTTAAAATTATCAATATCGCACATGACCAACGAGAAAGTTTGCTTATCATATTGATACGTTTTAAATACTTTACTTGCCTGTTCTTCAAAGGCTCGGCGATTATTCACACCAGTAAGGTAATCATTATAAGCCAACTCGGTATACTTATCTTTTTGTGCGCTAGTTTTCTTTAAATAATTAAGATTAAACAACAATAATCCGATAATTACAGTGAAACACCCAATAACAAGCATTAATGAGAGCGAAAATTTAGTTTGCCAATAATTTTGCTCTTTTGTTACCACCACAATAAAAGGTAAGTCTTTAACCTTACGAGCATAAATCGTATCAAGTGTGCCATTCTCATAGATATCAGAAGACATAATCACTTCATTATCACGATAAAATCGCTCTAAAACACTCGGTTCAACCAACGATAAATCAATGCCTTTCCCTAACGGTAAATTACCTTTTGGTATCGCCGAAAGAAGTTTCATATTGGTGCTTAAAATCGCGATACCCATTGAAGATGGAAGTTGTAAATGGCTTAGTGTTAAGCTAAAAAAATTTAAATTAGTAGAAAGACAAACAATGCCTTTTAGCTTTCCTTCATCATCAATGATCTTTTTCCCATGAACGACAACATTTCGTCCAGCCAGATCGATAAAAGGCAAAGTTATTATGCTTTGTCGAGCATTGTTATTAAGTAAAGATTTACAATACTCACGCTCTGAAAGATCGATATTACGAAGTGTTTCGCTATGAGTTAACGCGCAAGATTCATCAACAACAAACGCCAATGTAGCATTAGGTAAGGCATCTTCTTTTTCTTTTAAATAAAACTGCTCAAGCTGATGTGTGATTGGATCATCTTCAATACGACTAGGACCAGATTCTGCCAAGTCATGTGCCATATCATTTAGCACTGCATCAGAATCTGAAAACGACTTAATTAACCATAGCTCAACAAAGCTCGCATTAAATTTTAAGCGTTCAACAACACGAGAGCTATCTGTTTGATAAGAAGTGAAAAGATAAAATAAAGATAAGAAGAGAAGTAAGATCCCAATCGTCATTGAACTATAAAAAAAAGCACTTCGATTTTTCATCTGACCCTTATTTGACGCTTTGTCTCGTCCTGAAATGTGTTTACACATTTAGGACTTTTATATGACAAATCAAGAAAAAACAAAGAATAAGCGAACTCAACGCGATTATTCATTAGGCTTTAAATTGCAGCTTGTTGCCGCTATAGAAAAAGGCGATATGACCTATAAGCAAGCTCAAAACATTTATGGCATTCAAGGTCGATCTACCGTACTTACTTGGTTAAGAAAACACGGTAAGATGGACTGGTCTCAATCACCTAAGATTATTATGCCTAAATCCCCGAAAGCGAAAGAATCGCCTGCACAAAAAATTAAACGTTTAGAGCGAGAGCTTGATGATGAAAGAATGCGTAATTTATTACTTAATGAAGTAGTGAATATCATGGACGCAGAACATGGTGCAGGCCTTAGAAAAAAGTATATTGCCAAGGAGCAAGAAGTCTTCAAAAGCAGAAAATGATCAGCTTAGAGCGAGCTAGTCAGCTACTTGGCATTACAAGACAATGTATATACCAACAAGAACGTAGAGCTCTGAAACGTGCCGTTGAACTTTCACCGGTTAAAAATATGGTGCAAGAAATTCGTCGATATATGCCTCGTATTGGAGGTAAAAAATTATATTTTTTACTTAAGCCCAAATTCATCACTCATGGCATAAAGTTAGGCAGAGATAACTTTTTTTCCTATTTAAGAAATGAGTGCTTATTAGTAAAACCTAAACGAAGTTATACAAAAACTACCTATAGTAAGCATTGGATGAAAAAACATCCTAATTTACTTAAAGAAGTAACACCTCAAGCATCTGAAGAGGTTTTTGTTAGTGATATCACTTACGTTCAATCACAAAAAGGTATTCATTATTTATCTTTAGTAACAGATGCTTATAGTCGAAAGATAATGGGATATGAATTAAGTGATGAAATGAAAGCTACTGATGTAGTCAAAGCTCTTGATATGGCGATAGATAGCCGTCAATATCAAAGGAGTACGATTCATCATTCAGACCGAGGATTACAGTATTGTTCAAAGGTTTATCAGGAAAAATTGAATAAAAATGATATTAAGCCATCAATGACGGATGGTTATGATTGCTATCAAAATGCATTAGCAGAGCGAATAAATGGGATACTTAAACAAGAGTTTCTTTTGTATGACTGTAAAGATTTAGAGGAGTTAAGGCATTTAGTTGAAGAATCTATTTTTATTTATAATGAAATGCGGCCACATTTAAGCTTGGGAATGAGTACACCAAATCAAGTACACAAAAAAGCCAAGTGCGTACGCACTTAGCTTTCAATTAAAAATCGTCAACGTATTTTAGGACGAGACACTTATTATAATTATTTGACGCCGAAATATAACACAAAATATAAATTTATAAAAATTATAAGTAGATCACTTTTTCACACTATTTTATGCCTTTATTTACGTTAATATCTTGATACATTCCACATCGTCTAAATAGTGATGATTTTATATACAGAAAAACTGTGATCTCCCTTGCTTTTTTAGCCTCTTATCTTTACTCTGCCATCCATTGGACAATTATCACTTTGTCACTACTTGTTTAAAGGAAATCACCTTGAGTCAAACATCTTTCTCATCATTAGATCTGCATCCGTCACTTTTACAAAACCTAGAAACATTAGGTTATAACGAAATGACACCAATCCAAGCACAAAGCTTACCTTTCATGCTAAAAGGGAAAGATGTTATTGCCCAAGGGAAAACGGGCTCAGGTAAAACGGCGGCATTTGGTTTAGGTTTATTAGCTAACTTAAATGTAAAACGCTTTCGTGTTCAATCTTTGGTTTTATGCCCAACACGTGAACTGGCTGATCAAGTAGCAAAAGAAATTCGTAAACTTGCTCGTGCAATTCATAACATTAAAGTACTAACTTTATGCGGCGGTGTTCCTTTTGGCCCACAAATAGGTTCATTAGAACACGGTGCTCACATTATCGTTGGTACTCCAGGTCGTGTTGAAGAACACCTTCGTAAAGGTTACTTAAACTTAGATAACCTAAATACATTTGTTCTTGATGAAGCAGACCGTATGTTAGAAATGGGCTTCCAAGATGCAATTGATGCGGTATTAGATCACGCACCAGTTAAACGTCAAAATCTTCTGTTTAGTGCGACTTTCCCACCGCAAATCAAGTCCATTGCAGATCGTATCATGAACGATCCAATCATGACTAAAGCAGAAGAAACAGTAGAAAACACATCAATTAACCAACACTTCTTTAAAGTGGGTGATTTTGAAGATCGTCTAGAAGCACTGCAAATCCTATTGCTTAAGCACCAACCTGAATCAACAGTTATCTTCTGTAATACAAAACGTGTAACCCAAGAAGTGGCAGATGAACTTCGTCATTACGATTTCAGCGTAACTGCACTTCACGGTGATTTAGAACAACGTGATCGTGATAAAGCGTTAGTACGTTTTGCCAATAAGAGTACGTCGATTCTTGTTGCAACCGACGTTGCTGCACGTGGTTTAGATATCGAATCACTTGATGCTGTGGTTAACTTTGAATTATCTCGTGATCCTGAAGTGCACGTTCACCGTATTGGTCGTACAGGTCGCGCAGGAAATAAAGGTATTGCTCTAAGCCTTTTCAATGAAAAAGAAATGCACAACATTGCTCAAATCGAAGAATACATGAACATTGATATTCGTGATGAAGCGTTACCAAGTGCTGATTACCTAAAAGAGCCTGCTTACTACGCTGAAATGGTTACTTTATGGATTGATGGTGGTAAGAAAAACAAACTACGTCCGGGTGACATTTTAGGTGCGCTTACTGGTAAAGACGGTATCGAAGGTAAAATGGTTGGTAAGATCAACGTGTTTGATTTCCATGCTTATGTTGCTGTTCATAATACCGTTGCAAAAGCAGCGCTTAAGAAACTAGAAAGCGGCAAAATGAAAGGCCGTAGCTTCCGCGTAAGCCGTATGCGTGGCTAAACCAAATTCATATCAAGTAATGACCATTTCATTATAAGTAAAAAGGCCGAATAGAAATTATCTACTCGGCCTTTCTTTTTATCAAATATTTATGTGGATTGTATATCTAAACCGCTAATGGCATTTCGCTTGATGGCGGAATTGAATGCACTTTACGCAAACCGTATACCGCAAGTAACGCCATTAAAAACATGATCAAACCTACTGGCATTTGGCTATCAGCCGGAATGAACGATGCTACCATTGTTGCTAAACCTGCACCCAAGTTCTGCATACCACCTAATAAGGCACCTGCTGTACCTGCATGATATGGAAATGGTGATAAAGCACCCGTCGTTGCAGCAGGAAACAAAATGCCTGCGCCTAAGAAGTACAACACCGCACCACCGATCAATGTTAATGCTGTGGTTAATCCCATCAAACCTGGAATTAATACAATTGCAGCGCCTAACACAATTGAAACTAGACCAACATCAAGTGACTTCTTCTCAGACCAATGTTTAGCTATCACACTTGATAACGCCGCCCCCGCTAAGTAGCCAGGAATAGGCAGAATAAACAAAATACTTACCGTTGTTGCTGGCAGTTTTAATTTACCACCAAGTAATACACCAGCAGCCGCTTCAAAAACAGCAACGCCTGCGAAAGTTGCAACAAGACAAATTAGATAGCCTTGAAAACGGTGCTCAGACAGTACATGGCGGTAGCTTTTCCATACCGCATCTTTACGACGAACTTCTAAAGGAAGCGTTTCCTTCATTGAAGTCACCATAATGATCATAACCGCGATACTGAACAGAGCTAAAAATAGGTAGCTTGAACGCCAACCAAATGCTTCAGTTAAATAGCCACCTAACACTGGAGCCAAAAGTGGTGAAAACATCATGCACATACTGATAATACTATTGGTTTTATGTAGCTCATCACCAGAATAGCAATCACGCGGAACTGTACGGCACATTACACCAGCAGCACCAATACCTAAGCCTTGAACAAAGCAGCCAGCTAAAAACAGAGCATACTCATGAGCAAATAACGCAACTAAGGTACCCGCAATATATAATGCCAAGCCAGATAAGATCACAACACGACGGCCAACACGATCAGAGATCGGGCCATAGAAAAATTGTGATAGACCATAAGGGATCAGATATACAGCCATTACCGCCTGTAAAGATGCAGGGCTAACCTTGAATTCACTTGCCATGTAACCAATTGATGGCACATACATAGTTTGGCTCATTTGACCAACAGCAACTAAAATAACGATCAAAAAACTGAACGTCGCAAGTGAATACGACTTTTGCATGACTGCTCTCCACAAAAACAGTAATTATTAATAAAAAATAATAAGG
The window above is part of the Aliivibrio fischeri ATCC 7744 = JCM 18803 = DSM 507 genome. Proteins encoded here:
- a CDS encoding sensor domain-containing diguanylate cyclase: MKNRSAFFYSSMTIGILLLFLSLFYLFTSYQTDSSRVVERLKFNASFVELWLIKSFSDSDAVLNDMAHDLAESGPSRIEDDPITHQLEQFYLKEKEDALPNATLAFVVDESCALTHSETLRNIDLSEREYCKSLLNNNARQSIITLPFIDLAGRNVVVHGKKIIDDEGKLKGIVCLSTNLNFFSLTLSHLQLPSSMGIAILSTNMKLLSAIPKGNLPLGKGIDLSLVEPSVLERFYRDNEVIMSSDIYENGTLDTIYARKVKDLPFIVVVTKEQNYWQTKFSLSLMLVIGCFTVIIGLLLFNLNYLKKTSAQKDKYTELAYNDYLTGVNNRRAFEEQASKVFKTYQYDKQTFSLVMCDIDNFKEYNDKFGHDVGDQMITAFSEACSAQINQEDIVARLGGDEFIVLLHHKDKEQAVMVAESLQNVIRALSVLVDGQELSMTCSMGVATVSELTTSLHELLNIADTQLYKAKEAGRNCVRFEL
- the fhuB gene encoding Fe(3+)-hydroxamate ABC transporter permease FhuB — encoded protein: MRVSRVLGKPKIGSSRIGLNIGIIVLMCIVLLSLLQWTAPYSQGIDLLWKTVFHYDSSDYQQLITYLTYLPRLSIAVLSGFGLAIAGCVMQFVLRNPIASPTTLGVAAGAELGMVLGILFLPVSSSISGFIPAFLGGAFATGLVFLLSVKRGFSPVHMVLAGMVVSLFFGSLNTMLLLLNEQQLTSVFVWGAGTLNQNDWSSVSRLIPLITFPVITILLLARPLSALQLGDHVASSIGINIKQIKVISLTLAIFITAAVVSEVGLIGFVGIVAPAIARMCGARGLPNQILMSGIIGSAMLLFADLIIQPFSGVGGELLPTGAMTALLGAPFLLWLLNRQQLQSDMKVRETSQIVYRVRSLRHVVVPLSFLIVVLFIAAVLLGKGQLGWAVAFDISIIELRIPRVFVAFLAGVGLAIAGTVIQRVSMNPMASPEILGISSGAALALVLGAVSGIAIDRHEQMLLGTLGALIVTFVIWIMGRKHHFAPTQMLLTGIALSAGLDAFLRIALSSGQDNVKALLTWLSGSTYLVSMSDVYLLAIGVLLFFIFAMKSHRWLDLMGLGDTVASSVGLCCRRVRLFLLLFVAALTTLCTIIIGPLSFIGLLAPHMARSLHQYQASHQLIAASLLGGCLMILADWIGRVMWFPWQFPAGLLASLIGGIYFLYLMRK
- a CDS encoding siderophore ferric iron reductase produces the protein MQNSEYFELLFHSSREVTPYLSGHLAHQAECYNADPHLHISKNNGEQIKALYERLSQTSPEAGSAYWLTRTWDLLCWQPVYIAFISIYQLRALPNIKEMSQEIKSDFVAGYTFHHSDLTFGTNEDLISSVAQQLSELFSSYREDISQWTRIRPGFTNHLLADGLLNCIVKLQTYLPTLSNEYLLEQAKLWLEAFSLPNKHLLSLQIDTNTEQLRLVRTSCCLVYKCDGRKLCLDCPRHPDNKR
- a CDS encoding MFS transporter, coding for MPSFFDKNTYASIQLIIIGLIAALMGIGQNGLLVSLPFLVTHSAFALPTWSIVIAVGSFLFLPSAPFWGKYSDKKGPKFVVLQALFGMSFSFLLLLTFTFFSNDHPNYAGFCLIGLIVARVIYGCTVSGMVPASQHWAILLCGENNRLQAITSVSIGLSLGRLLGPILSILLLKSGPYSPLIMMICFPLLALFAAFMLPSPSKINKHNKSSHQVSSFIPNVRLMPYLLTGLFLCLTIALLQYSFSPLIEDITHWSTNKISDVIGILLTISAAVTLITQVFVIKKKKIQITTMYYLGAICLLLGYLIFTLHSIWLLGIGMAITACGAALLVPAYTTKATSIDKDNPGSVAGYISMSHTLGYGIASLFAYTATISPIYPIYLCILFSVGILIIAFMKPQINKT
- a CDS encoding ABC transporter ATP-binding protein is translated as MYQLVDASFEIDGKTILSPTCLSFPTNKVTTLLGHNGCGKSTLMKLLSRQNTPSSGHVLFDDKSINQLSQQDFALQVAYLPQHPPITDGVTVRELVYFGRYPWKGAFGRYSKKDNQLVDEAIEKVGLTPFRDRFVATLSGGERQRAWVAMLLAQQSQCILLDEPTSALDIAHQYELLALIRELNQTLNLTVIMVLHDINMAAKFSDHLIALYSGCVIAQGSPESVMNTQTLKQIYGMDLALFSHPDTGKVISYIP
- a CDS encoding IS3 family transposase (programmed frameshift), which translates into the protein MTNQEKTKNKRTQRDYSLGFKLQLVAAIEKGDMTYKQAQNIYGIQGRSTVLTWLRKHGKMDWSQSPKIIMPKSPKAKESPAQKIKRLERELDDERMRNLLLNEVVNIMDAEHGAGLRKKYIGQGARSLQKQKMISLERASQLLGITRQCIYQQERRALKRAVELSPVKNMVQEIRRYMPRIGGKKLYFLLKPKFITHGIKLGRDNFFSYLRNECLLVKPKRSYTKTTYSKHWMKKHPNLLKEVTPQASEEVFVSDITYVQSQKGIHYLSLVTDAYSRKIMGYELSDEMKATDVVKALDMAIDSRQYQRSTIHHSDRGLQYCSKVYQEKLNKNDIKPSMTDGYDCYQNALAERINGILKQEFLLYDCKDLEELRHLVEESIFIYNEMRPHLSLGMSTPNQVHKKAKCVRT
- a CDS encoding ABC transporter substrate-binding protein; protein product: MHKVISLIMLALYAMSSQAIEIKHELGSTEVEVTPQKIVALDWVLAETVLSLGVEPLGVADAKGYQAWVMAPKLPSNVLDVGSRREPNLELLTELNPDVILISQHMSAMYEKLSTIAPTLVYTVYSNKKSPLIAAKDITIQLGRLLDKEQQALQLIDQTEKKLIENGDKIRHLQQQEKPLLFVRFINDKTVRIHSEGSLAQSTINAMGLTNAWHEPTNLWGFTTAGIEKLAQYQQANVLIFGPLKEEEKVKLTQSALWQAMAFTRTGSVYELPAIWTFGGLISAQRFSDHITQQLTQ